In the Staphylococcus condimenti genome, one interval contains:
- a CDS encoding trans-sulfuration enzyme family protein has translation MSLSSETNLIKHHQFPHILAANPPLYDSSTFPTELIGSEVSYDYARSGHPNREVLEEKIAALEGAEYGIAYNSGIGAISAVFFLLESGDHLIIPNDVYGGTYRLCTQFLPGLNIEVTTVDTTKPEEVEKAIKENTKLIHIETPSNPLFKVTDIKAIADVAKAHNLLLSVDNTFLTPLSQKPLELGADIVSHSATKFLSGHSDLIAGIVVTNNAEAAEQLRFIQNTLGSGLSAQDSWTLTKHLKTLHVRWNQSVQNTQKIVEFLKTRPEITEVYYPGNDEINKKQAENGGAVLSFRLSDPEKVPEFARALKIPQIAVSLGGIQTIVSHPATMSHASVPEDVRNERGITFDLLRLSVGLEDPDELIADFEAALEEAYYEPISTNFERERLSS, from the coding sequence ATGTCACTATCATCAGAAACAAATTTAATCAAGCACCATCAATTCCCACACATTTTAGCAGCCAACCCGCCATTATACGATTCTTCAACTTTCCCAACAGAATTAATTGGATCAGAAGTATCGTACGATTATGCAAGATCAGGTCATCCGAATCGTGAAGTACTTGAAGAAAAAATTGCAGCACTTGAAGGTGCAGAATACGGCATCGCCTACAACTCAGGCATCGGTGCAATTTCAGCAGTTTTCTTCTTACTAGAAAGCGGAGATCATCTTATCATCCCTAATGATGTTTACGGCGGAACGTACCGTTTATGTACACAGTTTTTACCAGGATTAAATATTGAAGTGACAACTGTAGATACCACAAAACCTGAAGAAGTGGAAAAAGCGATTAAAGAAAACACAAAGCTGATCCATATTGAAACACCATCAAATCCATTATTTAAAGTGACAGACATCAAAGCTATCGCAGATGTAGCGAAAGCACATAACTTATTGTTATCTGTCGACAATACTTTCTTAACACCATTATCACAAAAACCTTTAGAATTAGGCGCTGATATCGTAAGCCACAGTGCTACTAAATTCTTAAGCGGACACAGCGATTTAATCGCAGGTATTGTGGTGACTAATAACGCAGAAGCAGCAGAACAATTAAGATTTATCCAAAATACGTTAGGCAGTGGATTATCAGCACAAGATAGCTGGACACTGACAAAACATCTGAAAACATTACATGTACGTTGGAATCAATCCGTACAAAACACACAAAAAATTGTTGAATTCTTAAAAACACGCCCAGAAATTACAGAAGTTTATTACCCAGGAAATGATGAAATCAATAAAAAACAAGCTGAAAATGGCGGTGCAGTATTAAGCTTCCGACTAAGCGACCCTGAAAAAGTACCTGAGTTCGCAAGAGCATTGAAAATACCTCAAATCGCAGTCAGCTTAGGCGGTATTCAAACAATTGTTTCTCATCCAGCAACAATGTCACATGCTTCAGTTCCTGAAGATGTACGTAATGAACGCGGTATTACATTTGATTTATTGAGATTAAGTGTTGGATTAGAAGACCCTGACGAATTGATTGCAGATTTTGAAGCAGCATTGGAGGAAGCATACTATGAGCCGATTTCTACAAACTTTGAAAGAGAACGTCTTAGTAGCTGA